One segment of Gordonia terrae DNA contains the following:
- a CDS encoding enoyl-CoA hydratase/isomerase family protein, with the protein MGSRRLSIADLAGTPAIGGGELFGHHAALTDPVVVVDLDADDRSVTDIAGAAERAATAETILVGVSRRTPDPALRPVLAALDVTYAPGCDDRAVVAVDDVDAAIGRFLESVGRTPTAALVAAQVLRAAEPLEPIPAIDVESFAYSTLQAGPEFGAWLTARRAQGRPLPPMTVDPVLLDRVDDTLYITLSRPERRNAYGMAVRDALVESLRVAVVDGTIRRVVLDGAGSSFCAGGDLDEFGHMPDATTAHLVRTRGGAGRMMAALADRVEVRLHGHCVGAGIEIPAFARRVVARPDTRLRLPEVSMGLIPGAGGTVSVPRRIGRWRALHLFVTGETIEASRALSWGLVDAIED; encoded by the coding sequence ATGGGCAGTCGCCGTCTCTCGATCGCCGATCTGGCGGGCACACCGGCCATCGGCGGGGGCGAGCTCTTCGGTCACCACGCGGCGCTGACCGACCCGGTTGTCGTGGTCGACCTCGATGCGGACGATCGGTCGGTCACCGACATCGCCGGCGCCGCCGAACGGGCGGCGACCGCCGAGACCATCCTCGTCGGTGTTTCTCGACGGACGCCGGACCCCGCGCTGCGCCCCGTCCTCGCCGCACTCGATGTCACGTACGCGCCCGGGTGCGACGACCGGGCCGTCGTCGCCGTCGACGACGTGGATGCGGCGATCGGACGGTTCCTGGAATCGGTCGGCCGGACCCCGACCGCGGCTCTGGTGGCGGCACAGGTGCTCCGAGCCGCCGAGCCCCTCGAACCGATCCCGGCCATCGACGTCGAGTCGTTCGCGTACTCGACACTGCAGGCGGGCCCCGAGTTCGGCGCGTGGCTCACCGCGCGGCGCGCCCAGGGACGACCACTTCCGCCGATGACGGTCGACCCCGTCCTGCTCGATCGTGTCGACGACACCCTGTACATCACCCTCAGCCGGCCCGAGCGCCGTAACGCCTACGGCATGGCGGTGCGCGACGCACTGGTCGAGTCGTTGCGGGTCGCGGTCGTCGACGGCACGATCCGCCGTGTCGTCCTCGACGGCGCGGGAAGCTCCTTCTGTGCGGGCGGCGATCTCGACGAGTTCGGTCACATGCCCGACGCGACGACGGCACATCTCGTTCGCACGCGGGGCGGGGCCGGACGGATGATGGCTGCTCTGGCCGATCGCGTCGAGGTCCGGCTGCACGGGCACTGTGTGGGCGCAGGTATCGAGATTCCCGCGTTTGCGCGACGGGTCGTCGCGAGACCGGACACTCGGCTCCGACTGCCGGAGGTGTCCATGGGACTCATCCCCGGTGCCGGTGGCACCGTGAGTGTGCCCCGGCGCATCGGCCGGTGGCGGGCGCTGCATCTCTTCGTCACCGGCGAGACCATCGAGGCCTCTCGAGCGTTGTCGTGGGGCCTTGTCGACGCGATCGAGGACTGA
- a CDS encoding LuxR family transcriptional regulator, which translates to MMVTGGCVGRDREIELLSSRLDAVSEAGVLAVTGDPGIGKSTLLRHLVRRRLSAPTTGPTLWAAVSPWRAHTPGALIRQLVQDRSDVTPATDTVPSPDDLLDGLLAAVAAPAEPSSEMTSDMAALIAIDDADLADEESLQTLVSLTREHRDRRILVIVTMSRPGARLIGSALEELRLDGLDTQGTADIAAQRGIVLHPSMQTELARHTGGNPRDIVALLDEVPALTWSRTGVALPAPSHVVVAVRDRLPDNGTPARSLIEALAILDPAEPLATAIALAGITDPLGAIDDAQATGLVTVDRALTPAEAQPRLAGPLVRAAVLEVLGTKAVGEAHRRAADTVDDPARQLHHRVAATSTVDATLADDLAALARARGADGAWAEAAGLYRQAGRLTPDPLRRDTRMTLAVDSLLAAGDCTGAGALVPTVESLRETPLRNATLAYLAILRGRSAEAQLRLDRAWAIVNVEREPDVAALIAQRHVLHNLVRCQGTELVDWADRANAMADAGSAARVEAAVIRGLGLAWSGHPDAARAEYETVSERVRYGAQAQRAIMGRGWLRLGLDEIDAARSDLETAVSMAQLGGSTRITLWALAWLARVQFLTGDWDGALRGVEAGRALARSSGIALTTPLLNWTASQIHSLRGDWEDAHRSVAQSSTSIGDYEIMRIPDLLARAQLAEAAADYGKVRRVLTPLVAMAESVPALSEPGLWPWVDVLANALVLEGRHDDADDLLCRYESRSAERGHRSSAARMKYARGRLLGATGDIHGARRTFEEGIELLDGLGLRYDQARVNFAYGQTLRRAGKRRAADAVIGTARDLYLSLGATTYVERCERELKAGGLATSRGENHTVATGAVELTPQEEAVTALVARGLSNREVAAELYISPKTVQYHLTRIYAKLGVKSRAELAASRR; encoded by the coding sequence ATGATGGTCACCGGCGGGTGTGTCGGCCGCGACCGCGAGATCGAGTTGCTGTCCTCGCGGCTCGATGCCGTGTCGGAGGCAGGTGTGCTGGCCGTCACGGGAGATCCCGGCATCGGCAAGTCGACACTGCTGAGGCACCTGGTCCGGCGGCGATTGTCCGCTCCGACAACCGGTCCCACGTTGTGGGCCGCGGTGTCACCATGGCGAGCGCACACGCCCGGCGCGCTCATCCGGCAGCTGGTACAGGACCGGTCCGACGTCACACCTGCGACCGATACCGTCCCGTCCCCGGACGACCTGCTCGACGGACTGCTCGCAGCGGTCGCGGCTCCCGCGGAGCCATCGAGCGAGATGACGAGTGACATGGCCGCACTCATCGCCATCGACGATGCCGACCTCGCCGACGAGGAGTCCCTGCAGACGCTGGTCTCGCTGACGCGTGAGCACCGGGATCGTCGAATCCTGGTCATCGTCACCATGTCTCGTCCGGGCGCCCGGCTCATCGGCAGTGCGCTCGAGGAGTTGCGGCTCGACGGCCTGGACACACAGGGCACGGCGGACATCGCCGCGCAGCGTGGCATCGTGCTGCACCCGTCGATGCAGACGGAACTGGCCCGGCACACCGGCGGTAATCCACGCGACATCGTGGCCCTGCTCGACGAGGTCCCGGCGCTCACCTGGTCCCGCACCGGCGTGGCGCTGCCTGCACCGTCCCACGTCGTCGTCGCGGTCCGAGACCGATTGCCGGACAACGGCACGCCCGCCCGATCGCTGATCGAGGCGCTCGCCATCCTCGACCCTGCCGAACCCCTGGCCACCGCGATCGCCCTCGCCGGGATCACGGACCCGCTCGGCGCCATCGACGACGCGCAGGCGACCGGACTGGTGACGGTCGACCGAGCGCTGACACCCGCAGAGGCGCAACCGCGCCTGGCCGGCCCGCTGGTCCGAGCCGCCGTCCTCGAGGTCCTCGGCACGAAAGCAGTGGGCGAGGCCCACCGCCGGGCCGCGGACACGGTCGACGACCCCGCCCGGCAACTCCATCACCGCGTCGCGGCCACCTCGACCGTCGACGCCACCCTCGCCGACGACCTCGCCGCTCTCGCACGGGCCCGCGGCGCCGACGGCGCGTGGGCCGAGGCCGCCGGGCTGTACCGGCAGGCGGGCCGACTCACCCCCGACCCGCTGCGGCGCGACACCAGGATGACGCTCGCGGTCGATTCGCTACTCGCCGCGGGAGATTGCACAGGCGCCGGCGCCCTGGTCCCGACCGTGGAGAGCCTGCGCGAGACACCCCTGCGCAACGCGACCCTGGCGTACCTCGCCATCCTGCGGGGCCGGTCGGCGGAGGCACAGCTGCGTCTCGACCGGGCGTGGGCGATCGTCAACGTCGAGCGCGAACCCGATGTCGCCGCCCTGATCGCGCAGCGTCACGTCCTGCACAATCTGGTCCGATGCCAGGGCACCGAACTGGTCGACTGGGCCGATCGCGCGAACGCGATGGCCGACGCCGGGTCGGCCGCCCGAGTGGAGGCCGCCGTCATCCGCGGGCTGGGACTGGCGTGGTCGGGACACCCGGATGCCGCACGCGCCGAGTACGAGACGGTCTCGGAGCGCGTCCGCTACGGAGCGCAGGCGCAGCGCGCGATCATGGGACGCGGCTGGCTGCGCCTCGGTCTCGACGAGATCGACGCCGCCCGCAGCGATCTCGAGACCGCCGTGTCGATGGCACAGCTCGGCGGGTCCACCCGGATCACCCTGTGGGCACTGGCCTGGCTCGCCCGCGTCCAGTTCCTCACCGGCGACTGGGATGGCGCCCTGCGTGGCGTCGAGGCCGGTCGCGCTCTGGCCCGCAGCAGTGGCATCGCGTTGACCACTCCCCTCCTCAACTGGACTGCGAGCCAGATCCATTCGCTGCGCGGCGACTGGGAGGACGCCCACCGGAGTGTGGCACAGAGCAGCACCTCCATCGGCGACTACGAGATCATGCGGATACCCGACCTGCTGGCCCGGGCCCAGCTGGCCGAGGCCGCAGCGGATTACGGCAAGGTCCGACGAGTACTCACCCCGCTGGTCGCAATGGCCGAGTCCGTCCCGGCGCTCTCCGAGCCGGGCTTGTGGCCGTGGGTCGACGTCCTCGCCAACGCACTGGTGCTCGAGGGGCGACACGACGACGCCGACGATCTGCTGTGTCGCTACGAGTCCCGGTCCGCCGAGCGGGGACACCGATCGTCGGCTGCCCGGATGAAGTACGCACGTGGTCGCCTCCTTGGCGCGACCGGTGACATCCACGGCGCACGACGGACCTTCGAGGAGGGCATCGAACTCCTCGACGGTCTCGGGCTCCGCTACGACCAGGCACGGGTGAACTTCGCCTACGGCCAGACGTTGCGACGCGCCGGCAAGCGCCGCGCCGCGGACGCCGTCATCGGGACTGCCCGCGATCTGTATCTGTCGCTGGGCGCCACCACCTATGTCGAACGCTGCGAACGCGAACTGAAGGCCGGCGGTCTCGCGACGTCTCGTGGCGAGAACCACACCGTCGCAACGGGTGCCGTCGAACTCACGCCCCAGGAGGAGGCGGTGACCGCCCTCGTCGCGCGTGGCCTGTCGAACCGGGAGGTGGCGGCCGAACTCTACATCTCACCGAAGACGGTGCAGTACCACCTGACCCGGATCTACGCGAAACTCGGCGTGAAGTCCCGCGCCGAGCTGGCGGCCTCGCGCCGGTGA